atttaatttgatacacgtttatttattaaaataatatatatgagacatttattacaaattataatttataatcataagaATTACAAAgctatattctaaaatataaagcaggtattataaataattccactttggtaatgatttttaatatattttctataaaatattgtacactgttatttcttaaattatatcaatgttTTATATCATTGTTCTATATGTTGTCtttaaattactataataaatgttactataattatttttaagaagaagaatcatttttatacttaaatctgcataaaaatatttgatgaaaatattgtgACCAGAAgcaaattattgtaattaaactagataagataaattttatttatttaaattaatttaaataaatgtgttttgtgaaataaaattttcattttaaaagaaaaaaaaatgttataatattcatgTTATTTGacaagtatttaattattatatttatctattggaAAATAGAGCAAAACATAAACAGTAATATCACCATTttgtaattggaaaaaattaattttttatctttgctaTGTTTTACATagcaatacatttttttatcaattgaatattaaatggaaTTCATGTTTTGATcccattcatatttaatacaattgaaatatttgtaaatttcagtcatttttgtgaatatatattattaataaatagtactgattttttaaaattgacatatttttcatttttcattacttccaattattaaaaatcaaaattatttcttatgattttatacaatcagtaattaatttagtttataaTTGGTCAGATCTATGCTCCTATTtgccaataaaatattctgtaaAGCACTAAAATTCATGTTTAaatgcttctttttttatatcacataTTGTATTATGTTAGGAGCcatgtaaaaatttcatatgttttaattacaaacacaGCCATATCCTAAGTAGAAACTTCAttcacataaatttattatgaaattttttacaaattgatttgaattaaGATCCAAATCATAGTCAAAACTGATAACTAATATTATAACGTTCTGGAAATAGGCAGTGTTTTGCTTTCTATAGGAGCTTAGAAATTCATATGAACAAGTCTCTGTACAATACCAAATTgatttagtaataattatgaaattgaatgaatggtaattataaagttaatgaaacagtaatataatatatgattagaGAATTTCTAGTAAATCATCttacaatatttctttatgtatctcatatattaaattacttaaagaaaatcatacaaatcatatttgaaatacaatacaaatttttatcatttaaacaaattccatttttactatttttttttatgttttctattaaaatcaaaatcaaatattaaaaaatatgaataaaatcttCTTCTTACATATCATTAACTTCTAGATGATTGTACTGTTTCTTGTTCCATGACTTCATCATCTTGTTGAAACACAGATAATGTTTCTTCTTCATCTACATCCATTAATTCCACCTCTttctgttcttttttattcattatattttcaattactgTGTCACTAtcgtgtattttatttatggtaGAAGTTATATTATTACCTTGTAATTGTGCTACATTACTATCTTTAATAGACAttgtttctttgttttctGATTGACATATTATTGGAGAATTTTGCagattttctgatttttctgTTATTTCAATTGGTgaaatgttttctttaattttaatagactCTATATTTTTTGGTTCCTCAACAATAGGAATTGGATCAGGTACTATAGTTTTTATGATACTGCCCTCATCTTCTCCAATTTCTGTGAtagttaaatcattttttttttgattctgaTTGAAATGTTTTGTTATATTAGTTTTGGAACATGATTCTTCTATTATAGATTTTGAgttctttattaattctacTTCTTTAGTTTGATCTTTCAGATTTTCTATATCTACAGATAAATTCTCTGAAGTATTTATAGTTTCCTCTGTACTTATATTATcagtagataaaattaaattatttgtcagtTGTTCTGAATTGTTTGTTGTTGATGTACTTTCCACATCTagtgattttttatttgaagtaGATGTATCAATAATTGATTGAATGTTTTCTACTCcagtatctaattttattgcattttccaaatttttattagtatttagATTTTCAACAATTGGACTAACTGATTCTTTGTTATCCAATACAGTTTTGAGTTCAATATCTGATTTAACTAATATATCTTTACTTTTATTTGATCCTTCTTGTACATGTATTGACATTAATTCAACTTCTgtcttttcatttatcttagaattatctatataaaattttgttgacttattttcatttgtgcTAAAATCTTTTGTTTGGAAAGTAGTTTGTAATTTTCTTGAGGAATCTACAGCATCTCCTTCATTTATCAATTCTAAACTAGGTTGAGAACTAGTATCTTCGTTCATAATTGCTTCTGAAACATCACTAATAATTCCAGAATTTTCAGGAACTATGGTTGACAGATTTTGTATTGCAGAACCAATTTGTGAATCCTGTGTTTGTGCTTGAGAATTCAAATTGGAAACTCCTGAAAACTCTGAAGtagtttgtataaaattagataCTACAATATCTGACTTAGATGTTGATTCTACTTTTTCATGTGAAAGTTCTTCCGtatcaaatacattttttactaCAGTATTAGTTGGTACAACAGTATGTAATAAAGGCGTTTCATTTTCAACAGTATGCACGCTAATTGTAACTGTGGAAGAACAGTCCTTTTCCCAATATTCCATTTCTACATCCTGAGGAGGCTGTGTTACAGATGGATCTTCATCTACTGATCCATTCACCATACCATCTCCATTTTCATTTCTCCTGGTTATTGGTCCAGGTTCTCTAGTAGAAACAactaagatatttttttcaatagctCTCATAAATTTGTCAACTCTATTGTATTCTTTGCGCGGTGCTGTTAATAATTCACAAATTCGTTGAACAGTGAACGGAGCGTTTGCAAATGATTCCAAACGCTCTAAGAGATTGCTTTTCATCATATCATAATTGAAATGCTCAACGTTCGGACACGGTGCAAGATCAAGCGTCGGACAACTTTCATAAAATTCGGTCATTACGCGAGTAAGTTTTTCCCTAAACAATGTTTTAATTAGTGACCACTGATAAACAGGATCACCAGTTTTCGCAACCCAACATAAATAATCCTCGAGTTCTCGAGGTATTTCACTTGGACGCACTTTCTGAAATTCGTCAAGGGCTTGCAATACCTCCTCCAAATTATCCATCTTCACCTCCTGCTACCCCCTCCGCCTTCTTTTGTttgctaaataattattgtcaaTACTTTTCGTTAGATTGTAAAAGACTTACAGTAAAACTTTCTgcaagaaataatgaaaaacgcAAACACACCGGGTATTAAATAGCAACAATGAAAGGCAGGGGACGAAACAGGGCTAccaatatcttaaaaatatgtcAACGTTGACAGCATTTGGTTATCTCTCATGtgctttcatttattatattatttttttcaatgaataagatgaattacgatttttaaacatttgaaatCGAATCtatagaattctattttaatttcttttataatacatataatattcaagtatattttcatatatttataaaatttacattaataaaaaaatcaaaataatactatatatttcataaatacttttgtataaaaatatttaataagatttaaattttatatcatattgtaaaagtaaaacagataatattatattatttataaaattatatcaaatatatttataaataacataaaaaaatgagatttataatttttatgtttaagtaatgataaaaatataagtatttatttattattatttataatttattaacatatttacatacaacattttcaataatgaatggaactcaataa
The sequence above is drawn from the Apis cerana isolate GH-2021 linkage group LG11, AcerK_1.0, whole genome shotgun sequence genome and encodes:
- the LOC107995925 gene encoding serine/threonine-protein phosphatase 4 regulatory subunit 2-like; this encodes MDNLEEVLQALDEFQKVRPSEIPRELEDYLCWVAKTGDPVYQWSLIKTLFREKLTRVMTEFYESCPTLDLAPCPNVEHFNYDMMKSNLLERLESFANAPFTVQRICELLTAPRKEYNRVDKFMRAIEKNILVVSTREPGPITRRNENGDGMVNGSVDEDPSVTQPPQDVEMEYWEKDCSSTVTISVHTVENETPLLHTVVPTNTVVKNVFDTEELSHEKVESTSKSDIVVSNFIQTTSEFSGVSNLNSQAQTQDSQIGSAIQNLSTIVPENSGIISDVSEAIMNEDTSSQPSLELINEGDAVDSSRKLQTTFQTKDFSTNENKSTKFYIDNSKINEKTEVELMSIHVQEGSNKSKDILVKSDIELKTVLDNKESVSPIVENLNTNKNLENAIKLDTGVENIQSIIDTSTSNKKSLDVESTSTTNNSEQLTNNLILSTDNISTEETINTSENLSVDIENLKDQTKEVELIKNSKSIIEESCSKTNITKHFNQNQKKNDLTITEIGEDEGSIIKTIVPDPIPIVEEPKNIESIKIKENISPIEITEKSENLQNSPIICQSENKETMSIKDSNVAQLQGNNITSTINKIHDSDTVIENIMNKKEQKEVELMDVDEEETLSVFQQDDEVMEQETVQSSRS